A stretch of the Rosa rugosa chromosome 5, drRosRugo1.1, whole genome shotgun sequence genome encodes the following:
- the LOC133709352 gene encoding calmodulin calcium-dependent NAD kinase-like, producing MQQQQHHDGGYEKIKYITHLLAASFVSGAAAVTTPYHQKKASKTALTAPHEIFPSLRRTGSGRVGNIERFSHYVARQLGFLDANECPKMCKLAYKYLKNSEGCKDSIYEYFASEEDAESVYIEFTEELDRCILSYFAFHWSQTSHMISQVFDVESERRTKLKDYVLAATRKQRFERISKDLKVTRVFSTLVEEMKVIGSTSKGESKCTEVMKPMAHSERSPVLLLMGGGMGAGKSTVLKDILKEPFWTEAKKTAVVVEADAFKETDVLYRALSLKGHHHDMLQSAELVHQSSTDAASSLLVTALNEGRDVIMDGTLSWAPFVDQTIAMARNVHNCRYRMGVGYKVADDGTITENYWEQVSEEEEDEHQKLEKAGKPQRKPYRIELVGVVCDAYLAVIRGIRRAIMIHRAVRVNSQIQSHRRFASAFTGYCQLVDNARLYCTNAMAGPPKLIGWKNGDNNLLVDPEEIKCLTDLSHLNSKADSIYELYTHNPGLILEPGSVWKEAVLSPARPSIQRKLKGCIQRIEISSITADELS from the exons atgcagcagcagcaacacCATG ATGGTGGGTATGAGAAAATCAAGTACATCACGCACCTTCTGGCCGCCTCGTTTGTTAGTGGTGCAGCGGCGGTCACCACCCCTTATCACCAGAAAAAGGCCTCGAAGACGGCCTTGACAGCTCCACATGAAATCTTTCCAAGTCTCAGAAGGACAGGCTCCGGCCGTGTTGGAAACATCGAGAGATTCTCCCATTATGTTG CTAGGCAGCTAGGATTTTTGGACGCAAATGAGTGCCCCAAGATGTGCAAGTTGGCATACAAGTACTTGAAAAACTCCGAAGGGTGTAAAGATAGCATCTACGAGTATTTCGCTTCCGAAGAAGATGCAGAGTCTGTCTACATCGAGTTTACAGAAGAATTGGATCGATGCATCCTTAGTTATTTTGCGTTTCATTGGAGTCAAACTTCTCATATGATTAGCCAG GTTTTTGATGTGGAATCTGAGAGGAGAACGAAGCTCAAAGACTATGTACTAGCAGCTACCAG GAAACAGAGATTTGAGAGGATAAGCAAGGACCTAAAGGTGACGAGGGTGTTCTCTACTTTGGTAGAGGAAATGAAAGTAATTGGCAGCACATCAAAAGGAGAGTCAAAATGCACAGAAGTAATGAAGCCTATGGCACATAGTGAGAGGAGCCCTGTGCTCCTTCTCATGGGTGGTGGAATGGGAGCTGGCAAAAGCACTGTCCTCAAAGACATTCTCAAAGA GCCATTCTGGACAGAAGCCAAGAAAACTGCGGTGGTTGTAGAGGCAGACGCTTTCAAGGAGACGGATGTTCTTTACAGAGCTCTAAGCCTGAAAGGTCATCACCATGACATGCTCCAATCTGCTGAATTG GTGCACCAATCATCCACCGATGCTGCATCGTCCCTCCTAGTGACTGCACTCAACGAAGGACGGGATGTGATCATGGATGGCACTCTATCATGGGCACCCTTTGTCGATCAGACAATAGCAATGGCCCGAAATGTTCACAACTGCCGTTACCGGATGGGCGTTGGATACAAGGTGGCTGATGATGGCACCATCACTGAAAATTATTGGGAACAagtaagtgaagaagaagaggatgagcATCAAAAGTTAGAAAAAGCAGGGAAACCCCAGAGAAAACCGTACAGAATAGAGTTGGTTGGAGTGGTTTGTGATGCTTATTTAGCTGTTATTAGAGGCATTAGGCGAGCTATAATGATTCATAGGGCAGTGAGGGTGAATTCACAGATTCAATCCCACCGGAGATTTGCTAGTGCATTTACTGGATATTGCCAGCTTGTCGATAATGCCAGGCTCTACTGCACTAATGCTATGGCTGGCCCTCCTAAG CTGATAGGATGGAAGAATGGAGATAACAACCTGCTAGTGGATCCGGAAGAAATCAAGTGCTTGACAGACTTGAGCCATTTGAACTCTAAAGCCGATTCGATTTACGAGCTTTACACGCACAACCCGGGCCTTATACTGGAACCTGGTTCTGTTTGGAAAGAAGCTGTTTTGTCCCCTGCAAGGCCAAGCATTCAGCGCAAGCTAAAGGGTTGCATTCAAAGAATTGAAATTTCAAGTATTACTGCTGACGAATTAAGTTAA